The following are from one region of the Treponema denticola genome:
- a CDS encoding phytoene desaturase family protein → MSKRVLVVGAGIAGLSAAIRLRHAGYDVEIFEQGNMPGGKMHRIEADGHSFDVGPTLVMMPSVYREIFELAGRNADDYIPMIRLDPMYEVYFKDKDRSKEYRHYVLNSDLIDLMKITEKKGAENARGFLSYISEIYKRYQIALEYFITRPFRKWSDIYNPFMILQALKLKTFDSADKMMASFMPDHDLHSMFSFQTLYIGVSPKKGPSLYNIIPLIELLYGVWFIKGGMHTMASQMARLFEELGGKINYNSKVDKILTEGKTVKGLLVGGEKIEAPYVVCNADFPYAMTDLIDDEKLRGKYSPEKINKMDYSCSCLVFYWGVEGTYPELPAHAFVVSEDLDDNLKSIFDGRKIKDPSVYLHIPSNVDSSMAPKGKSSFYLLIPVSEIVTSQYDWNEETIDYYKQKALESLSKLPGLANLKNSISVEKVFTPKDFEKNFNAYRGATFGLQPTLTQSNHLRPQAKAKNCEGLYFCGSSTHPGAGVPIVMQSGKICAEELRRDNPEDNFSDK, encoded by the coding sequence ATGAGTAAACGTGTATTGGTAGTGGGTGCCGGTATAGCAGGGCTTTCGGCCGCTATTCGATTACGGCATGCGGGATATGATGTGGAAATTTTCGAACAGGGAAATATGCCGGGCGGAAAGATGCACAGGATTGAGGCCGATGGCCATAGTTTCGATGTAGGGCCGACCCTTGTTATGATGCCCTCTGTTTATAGGGAAATTTTCGAGCTTGCCGGAAGGAATGCCGATGACTACATCCCTATGATAAGGCTTGATCCCATGTATGAGGTCTATTTTAAAGATAAAGACAGGTCTAAAGAGTACAGGCATTATGTGCTGAACTCGGATCTTATCGACTTAATGAAGATTACCGAAAAAAAAGGAGCTGAAAATGCACGCGGTTTTCTTTCGTATATTTCTGAAATTTATAAAAGATATCAAATTGCCTTGGAGTATTTTATAACGAGACCATTTAGAAAATGGTCCGATATATATAATCCATTTATGATCCTTCAAGCCCTTAAGTTAAAGACTTTTGATAGTGCAGACAAGATGATGGCTTCCTTTATGCCTGACCACGACTTGCACAGCATGTTCAGCTTTCAAACCCTATACATAGGAGTATCTCCTAAAAAAGGTCCTTCTCTTTATAATATAATTCCTTTAATAGAACTTCTGTACGGAGTTTGGTTTATCAAGGGCGGAATGCATACTATGGCTTCTCAGATGGCAAGACTTTTTGAAGAGCTCGGAGGTAAGATAAATTATAATTCTAAGGTCGATAAAATATTAACCGAGGGAAAAACCGTCAAGGGCCTTTTGGTAGGCGGAGAAAAAATTGAAGCTCCATACGTTGTGTGCAATGCAGACTTTCCCTATGCTATGACAGATTTGATTGACGATGAAAAGTTGAGAGGAAAATACAGTCCCGAAAAAATAAACAAGATGGACTATTCTTGTTCATGTCTCGTTTTTTATTGGGGTGTAGAGGGAACCTATCCTGAGCTCCCAGCCCATGCATTTGTAGTATCCGAAGACCTTGACGACAATCTTAAAAGCATTTTTGACGGAAGAAAAATAAAAGATCCGTCCGTTTATCTTCATATTCCGTCAAATGTAGATTCTTCAATGGCTCCCAAAGGTAAGTCAAGCTTTTATCTTTTAATTCCTGTTTCTGAGATTGTAACTTCTCAATATGACTGGAACGAAGAGACTATAGACTATTACAAGCAAAAAGCTCTTGAATCCCTTTCAAAGCTGCCCGGACTTGCAAACTTAAAAAATTCAATCTCCGTCGAAAAAGTTTTTACTCCCAAAGATTTTGAAAAAAACTTTAATGCCTATAGGGGTGCGACCTTCGGGCTTCAGCCGACATTAACTCAAAGCAATCATTTAAGACCGCAGGCAAAGGCAAAAAACTGTGAGGGCCTTTATTTTTGCGGAAGCAGCACTCATCCCGGGGCCGGCGTTCCGATTGTGATGCAAAGCGGTAAGATCTGTGCAGAAGAGTTACGCAGGGATAACCCTGAGGACAATTTTAGTGATAAGTAA
- a CDS encoding outer membrane lipoprotein-sorting protein: MKRIKHLIVLTVFAAAAVSFAFAQELTGREIMQKASSREKAVTDSFKMRMTLINSSGKKRVREVSAYSKDYGKEEKTVMVFLLPADVKGVGYLSYSYDDESKSDDRWLYMPALKKAKRISGSSSQDYFMGTDFTYDDMSGRKVDDYKHTLLGEEKIDSKDCWKIESVPVKKSMYSKYVSWIDKESLLNIKAEFYDEQGSILKVLTVSGIEKKDGFWTGNKMEMNNLQKKHKTLIEILKHEFNKEIPDSYFRVNSLEEGKIR; this comes from the coding sequence ATGAAAAGGATAAAACATTTGATTGTGCTGACCGTGTTTGCGGCAGCAGCAGTGAGCTTTGCGTTTGCACAGGAATTGACGGGAAGAGAAATAATGCAAAAAGCAAGTAGCAGGGAAAAGGCCGTAACCGATTCTTTTAAGATGAGGATGACCCTTATAAACTCAAGCGGAAAAAAACGAGTGAGGGAAGTTTCAGCCTATTCAAAAGATTATGGAAAAGAAGAAAAAACAGTCATGGTGTTTTTACTTCCTGCAGATGTAAAAGGAGTCGGCTATCTTTCATACTCATATGATGATGAATCAAAAAGCGATGACCGCTGGCTTTATATGCCTGCATTAAAAAAAGCTAAGCGTATAAGCGGTTCATCAAGCCAAGACTACTTTATGGGAACGGATTTTACCTATGATGACATGAGCGGCCGCAAGGTGGACGATTATAAACATACTCTTTTAGGCGAAGAAAAAATCGATTCCAAGGACTGCTGGAAAATCGAATCCGTTCCGGTAAAAAAATCCATGTACTCAAAATATGTTTCATGGATAGACAAGGAATCCCTTTTAAACATAAAGGCGGAATTCTATGATGAGCAAGGATCTATTTTAAAGGTACTTACCGTCAGCGGTATCGAAAAAAAAGACGGTTTTTGGACAGGCAATAAAATGGAAATGAACAACTTGCAAAAAAAACATAAAACCTTAATTGAAATTTTAAAACATGAATTTAACAAAGAGATACCCGATTCTTATTTTAGAGTCAATTCTCTTGAGGAAGGGAAGATTAGGTAG
- a CDS encoding ABC transporter ATP-binding protein: MFDLLKKIYTIAGKQSKRITTMFICDMLKSIFEGFTLGGLGYFLLTLSRAVFQAQPVTKNNSITVFCIMLIGIIGKIIFGYISDRNKNIASYTMGAENRLVIGDKLKNVHMGYFSESRLGDISGALTTVITDVETIDMMILEMMFAGSIQTVIMALFVFPFDMVTGCIIFVTLAVAIVFNNLFQKKTDAVTAKLTELKLQLRTDILEYVQGIGVVKAFGRTSEALKNVTESIKKSKTGFFAVEKTLTPSLLVFSLLLKLGTTAIIVSALYRYSIGTIDIEKTLMLIVASFVVFGGFEIAGTMQRMRGVAVQNLDTLFKVKNIQALPEGSLRPHGNDDITVKNITFGYGGKKNTEEKLFRNLDVYIPKNSVTALVGYSGSGKTSLCQLIARFWDVDAGEIRLGDTNIKDFAYDTFLSNFTFVFQDVYLFEDTIKNNIKFGKPDASDEEIIAAAKAAQCHDFIMELPDGYNTVLQEGGSNLSGGERQRISIARAMLKPSSIVILDEATSSVDPENEEKLMSALDELLKNKTAIIIAHRLSTIKNADQIFVMDKGNIVQHGKHSELVQQDGIYAHFVGMREKAASWQV; the protein is encoded by the coding sequence ATGTTTGATTTATTGAAAAAGATATACACGATTGCGGGAAAGCAATCAAAGCGCATAACAACGATGTTTATCTGCGACATGCTCAAAAGCATATTCGAAGGATTCACTCTCGGCGGACTCGGATATTTTTTGCTGACTCTGAGCCGTGCAGTGTTTCAGGCACAGCCGGTTACAAAAAACAACAGCATTACGGTGTTCTGTATTATGCTTATCGGCATAATAGGGAAGATTATCTTTGGGTATATTTCCGACCGGAATAAAAATATCGCATCGTATACGATGGGAGCTGAAAATCGGCTCGTCATCGGAGATAAGCTGAAAAACGTGCACATGGGATATTTTTCCGAAAGCAGACTCGGAGATATTTCCGGCGCATTAACAACGGTTATCACAGATGTTGAAACAATCGACATGATGATTCTCGAAATGATGTTTGCAGGAAGCATTCAAACGGTTATCATGGCACTGTTCGTATTCCCCTTTGATATGGTAACAGGCTGCATCATTTTTGTTACCCTTGCAGTAGCGATTGTATTCAATAATCTGTTCCAAAAAAAGACCGATGCGGTAACGGCAAAACTGACTGAGCTTAAGCTGCAACTGCGTACCGATATTTTGGAGTATGTGCAAGGAATCGGTGTGGTAAAGGCGTTCGGCAGAACAAGCGAAGCGCTCAAAAATGTGACAGAAAGTATTAAAAAAAGCAAAACAGGTTTCTTTGCCGTAGAAAAGACTCTGACTCCTTCATTGCTGGTTTTTTCTTTGCTGCTAAAATTAGGAACAACCGCAATTATCGTGAGCGCCTTATACCGCTATTCGATTGGGACTATAGATATTGAAAAAACGCTGATGCTGATTGTCGCGAGCTTTGTGGTATTCGGCGGTTTTGAAATAGCCGGTACAATGCAGAGAATGCGCGGTGTTGCGGTGCAGAACTTGGATACGCTCTTTAAGGTTAAAAATATTCAAGCCTTACCGGAAGGTTCGCTCCGGCCCCATGGAAATGACGATATTACCGTCAAGAATATCACCTTCGGATACGGTGGAAAAAAGAACACTGAGGAAAAGCTCTTCCGCAACTTGGATGTGTATATTCCGAAAAACAGCGTAACCGCATTGGTCGGCTATTCAGGTTCGGGGAAGACAAGCCTTTGCCAGCTGATTGCCCGTTTTTGGGATGTCGATGCAGGTGAAATAAGGCTCGGCGATACCAATATAAAAGATTTTGCATACGATACATTTTTATCGAACTTTACTTTTGTATTTCAGGATGTGTACCTCTTTGAAGACACGATAAAAAACAACATCAAATTCGGAAAACCGGATGCAAGCGATGAAGAAATTATCGCTGCGGCAAAAGCCGCTCAATGCCACGATTTTATCATGGAGCTGCCGGATGGTTATAATACCGTGCTGCAAGAAGGTGGAAGCAATCTTTCAGGCGGAGAGCGCCAGCGTATTTCCATTGCGAGGGCAATGCTCAAACCGAGCTCCATTGTTATCCTCGATGAAGCAACTTCAAGTGTAGACCCCGAAAACGAAGAGAAATTGATGAGTGCCCTCGATGAGCTTTTAAAAAACAAAACCGCAATCATCATTGCGCATAGACTTTCAACTATCAAAAACGCCGATCAAATATTTGTTATGGATAAAGGAAATATCGTACAGCACGGCAAACACTCCGAGCTCGTACAGCAGGACGGTATTTATGCTCACTTTGTCGGTATGCGCGAAAAAGCTGCATCGTGGCAGGTGTAG
- a CDS encoding ABC transporter ATP-binding protein → MDILKKHIGAIIVPVVFAIIGVACGIVPYFAVASIVTQLINGVTDYRVFLPYAGLILAGFAGALIGHSISTIGSHNLAFSVIEDTRKKVVEKLSRLSMGTIEEKSSGKWSQFVVETLDKMEKPIAHVIPEVLANVLIPVVIVVIIFILNWKIGLANLVTLPLGILFSMLMMKDYEAKSKRYIEASKKMNAAAVEYIQGIKVIKAFNKSASSYDKFQKAVEDNRDSMLDWYLSVCFAMIAAMEVLPSTLLIVLPVGLYLFMTGGITIPTLIMCILLSYASYKPLLKAMAYTDAMANVRVVFGEIKSVLDLPELIRHDTAPDPQGFDVRFENVVFGYGGTLCETDGAAAKNGTKVFDGLNFTAKEGQLTAIVGSSGSGKSTIAKLLAGFWNIDSGHISIGGADIGSMSLERNMQLVTYVSQENFLFNKSIRENLRMAKENATDEEIETACTKASIHDFIKSLPNGYDTNAGNAGSKFSGGERQRLTIARALLKDSPIVVLDEATAYSDPENEAVIQQSIDNLVKDKTVIMIAHRLSTIVNADKIIVLDKGRIAAEGTHTELLQDSPLYQKMWQSHISGRDNG, encoded by the coding sequence ATGGATATCTTAAAAAAACATATCGGCGCAATCATCGTTCCAGTGGTTTTCGCAATTATCGGTGTTGCCTGCGGCATTGTTCCATACTTTGCTGTTGCATCTATTGTAACACAGCTGATAAACGGTGTCACGGATTACCGCGTTTTCTTGCCTTATGCCGGACTTATCCTTGCCGGATTTGCAGGGGCGCTTATCGGGCATTCTATATCGACAATCGGTTCCCATAATCTTGCGTTCAGTGTCATCGAAGATACGCGGAAAAAGGTTGTGGAAAAACTGAGCCGCCTTTCAATGGGCACGATAGAAGAAAAAAGCAGCGGCAAGTGGTCTCAATTTGTGGTAGAAACGCTTGATAAGATGGAAAAACCGATTGCACATGTAATCCCTGAAGTATTGGCGAATGTGCTCATTCCGGTTGTCATTGTCGTTATCATTTTTATATTAAATTGGAAGATCGGTCTTGCAAACCTTGTAACACTGCCGCTCGGTATACTTTTTTCGATGCTGATGATGAAGGATTACGAAGCAAAGTCCAAGCGGTACATTGAAGCGTCAAAAAAAATGAATGCCGCTGCCGTCGAATATATTCAGGGCATCAAAGTTATCAAGGCTTTTAATAAGTCGGCTTCATCCTATGATAAATTTCAAAAAGCAGTGGAGGACAATCGGGACTCTATGCTCGACTGGTATTTAAGCGTATGTTTTGCCATGATAGCTGCGATGGAGGTTCTACCGTCTACGCTCCTTATCGTATTACCGGTAGGGCTTTACCTCTTTATGACCGGAGGGATTACAATTCCTACGCTGATTATGTGCATTTTGCTTTCGTATGCGTCGTACAAACCGCTTTTAAAAGCGATGGCCTATACGGATGCTATGGCAAATGTGCGTGTCGTATTCGGTGAAATAAAATCGGTGCTCGATTTACCGGAACTGATACGGCACGATACGGCTCCCGATCCGCAAGGCTTTGATGTGCGCTTTGAAAATGTGGTATTCGGCTACGGCGGAACACTGTGCGAAACGGACGGTGCAGCTGCCAAGAACGGTACAAAGGTGTTCGATGGATTGAACTTTACCGCCAAAGAGGGCCAGCTGACTGCGATTGTCGGTTCTTCCGGCAGCGGCAAGTCTACCATCGCAAAACTGCTGGCAGGCTTTTGGAATATCGATAGCGGACACATCAGCATCGGCGGTGCCGACATCGGCAGCATGAGTTTGGAACGGAACATGCAGCTGGTTACATATGTGTCGCAGGAGAATTTTTTATTCAACAAGAGCATTCGGGAAAATCTCAGGATGGCAAAAGAGAATGCAACGGACGAGGAAATCGAAACAGCCTGTACAAAAGCAAGCATCCACGACTTTATCAAAAGCCTGCCCAACGGGTATGACACTAATGCGGGAAACGCAGGCAGTAAGTTTTCAGGCGGTGAACGTCAGCGGCTTACCATTGCCCGTGCGCTGCTCAAGGATAGTCCCATTGTCGTACTCGATGAGGCCACCGCCTATTCCGATCCTGAAAACGAAGCCGTTATTCAACAGTCCATCGACAACCTCGTAAAGGATAAAACCGTCATTATGATTGCACACAGGCTTTCCACTATTGTCAATGCCGATAAAATCATCGTGCTGGATAAGGGCAGGATTGCCGCAGAGGGAACGCACACCGAACTGTTACAAGATTCGCCGCTCTATCAAAAAATGTGGCAGTCCCATATCAGCGGCAGGGATAACGGATAA
- a CDS encoding capsule assembly Wzi family protein: MKTIRKYRQAFLLSTTFCMLFFALTFPCGAQEAGGTLSEYQAADNSDDEKFTDDSEDDSAKPVFTVGGKLETAHGLRWNKGAEYSLSRSIAQIKGEVLAGSTYAFLSASAEYNYRNPARTGFKLNEAYFRYSGEIWDLSFGRQLINWGQADGFSLTNVLSAKDSSAFLALSSDDTKLASDSIRLRFFHDIFTFEAVAVPFFTPNKLPRFGFEDGAKSDLYYIDTPDTYDTKTPLGSIPIKYTKTETKPKMFTDTEAAARFSFFLPGIDFSVSGFYGWDKNPEFIKQGEWEGKLANPSQPFHPIVNKFIPANKKAEITLNTCYNRISMVGIDAAIPAGDVTVRLEAAWMGNRKFEPKQENLIKGITFTENAMHLQFNSAIKKHQLLALAGLDWIKNSWTLSAQYFEDLILDHKDDIERPMHRGFVSLNISKTFLRDTLKVSTSGAVDINYGSTSSTYSVDYSLTDNMHVILGGDLYTKGYDGKGDFAQLNKISSIWVKGRFNW, from the coding sequence ATGAAAACAATACGAAAATACAGACAAGCGTTCTTGTTAAGTACTACATTCTGTATGTTATTTTTTGCATTAACATTTCCATGCGGTGCGCAGGAAGCAGGAGGAACATTATCCGAATATCAAGCAGCCGATAATTCAGATGATGAAAAATTTACTGACGATTCGGAAGATGACAGCGCAAAACCGGTATTTACGGTGGGCGGAAAACTGGAAACAGCCCACGGTCTTAGATGGAACAAAGGAGCCGAGTACAGTCTGTCCCGTTCTATTGCTCAAATAAAAGGAGAAGTCCTTGCAGGTTCGACCTATGCCTTTCTTTCAGCCTCGGCAGAATACAATTACCGCAACCCCGCACGCACGGGCTTTAAACTTAATGAAGCCTATTTCCGCTATTCGGGTGAGATTTGGGATTTAAGTTTCGGAAGACAGCTCATCAACTGGGGACAGGCAGACGGCTTTTCCCTTACCAATGTGCTGAGTGCAAAAGATTCTTCCGCCTTTTTAGCTCTTTCTTCCGATGATACAAAACTCGCGTCGGACAGTATCCGCTTAAGATTTTTTCACGATATTTTTACATTTGAAGCGGTCGCCGTTCCGTTTTTTACACCCAACAAACTGCCGCGTTTCGGCTTTGAAGACGGTGCAAAGAGCGACCTATACTATATCGATACGCCGGACACTTACGATACCAAGACACCTCTCGGCTCAATTCCAATTAAGTACACGAAGACTGAAACAAAGCCAAAGATGTTTACCGACACGGAAGCTGCCGCCCGCTTCTCCTTCTTTTTACCCGGCATAGATTTTTCGGTTTCAGGTTTTTACGGCTGGGATAAAAACCCTGAGTTTATCAAACAAGGAGAATGGGAAGGGAAATTAGCTAATCCTTCACAGCCTTTTCATCCTATAGTTAATAAGTTCATCCCTGCAAATAAAAAAGCCGAGATTACGCTAAACACTTGTTATAACCGTATATCGATGGTTGGTATCGATGCGGCAATCCCCGCAGGTGATGTAACAGTACGCTTAGAAGCTGCTTGGATGGGAAACCGTAAGTTTGAACCAAAACAAGAAAATTTAATAAAAGGCATTACATTTACAGAGAACGCGATGCATCTACAGTTTAATTCAGCAATTAAAAAACACCAGCTATTGGCGCTCGCAGGACTTGACTGGATTAAGAATTCTTGGACGCTCAGCGCACAATATTTTGAAGACCTCATCCTCGATCATAAGGATGATATAGAAAGACCGATGCACAGGGGTTTTGTCAGCCTCAATATAAGCAAAACGTTTTTGCGGGACACGCTCAAAGTTTCGACAAGCGGAGCAGTCGATATAAACTACGGCAGCACATCAAGCACTTATTCGGTTGACTATTCCCTTACCGACAACATGCATGTAATTTTAGGAGGAGACCTTTACACCAAAGGTTATGACGGTAAAGGAGACTTTGCACAATTAAACAAGATAAGTTCTATATGGGTTAAGGGACGATTTAACTGGTAA
- a CDS encoding efflux RND transporter permease subunit, which yields MKLESLHIFFKKIGEFQLKYRWLLIILLAAITVFAAMGLKKFRATSMTEEVFVNITENMKKNEDRFKELFGSNDTIVLLIESDDVFKPEVLKMIKEIGSELLEKIPYADSVTSITDIDISVGTEEGIEIKNPFKDGIPEDPAELKKAKDFILSRKSIVNKLVSSDAKETWLVLSLKATPSREEWMKTSDKELMYIMGETAIDIVTNPKYKSSAYTIKPAGLPYTETEEKIVMNADIKKCVSLSFMCMIILLVIFARSLRGTIVPIIATTGAIVSVLGFMGHLNIEGSSEMLSVPIILAMALSVGYSIHLVNSFRNSFYAIGKRKEAVIDSIENTGWPLFFTVVTTVASVLSFLTVDLEPMHWMGLASAAMVFAVYVYVSILIPILMSFGKDCPPEQNKSAIRYKKLDSFFEKFGRSVLKKRKPILIVFALVTVLCLPGIFMITVNMDSFNFMGTRIPYVKRIYEITHSQLGAYFNYNVMLTFKEADAVKKPENLKKLEELSRLISGFKLTKLNNGVPKIFSILDVVKDMNQTMHADDPSFYTIPEDEDLLTQLLFLYEISGGETSHWVDDEFRTLRMNVDVAAFDGNELAANLESVYKKCAELFPDAETFLTGAAAHAAEMNNKIVYGEINSFFTSLAAIGVLMMIVFGSIKMGLIGLIPNIMPIITTGAIMGYFHVPLDMVTMALMPMVLGIAVDDTIHFTNHTKYLFEKEGSYDKAIVGSFYSIGKTLAMTTIILSVTFLMYMASKIDAFLRLGILASVGLFSALIADYLMTPVLIYISKPFGKEKK from the coding sequence ATGAAACTTGAAAGTTTGCATATATTTTTTAAAAAGATCGGTGAGTTTCAATTAAAATACCGTTGGCTTTTAATCATCTTATTGGCAGCTATAACTGTATTTGCCGCAATGGGCTTAAAAAAATTTAGAGCCACGTCAATGACCGAAGAAGTTTTTGTAAACATTACGGAGAATATGAAAAAAAATGAAGACAGATTTAAAGAGCTTTTCGGAAGCAATGACACCATAGTTTTGCTTATAGAATCCGATGATGTTTTTAAGCCTGAGGTTTTAAAAATGATTAAAGAAATCGGAAGCGAACTTTTGGAAAAAATTCCGTACGCCGATTCGGTTACTTCTATCACCGATATCGATATAAGCGTCGGAACGGAAGAAGGAATCGAGATAAAAAATCCCTTTAAAGACGGTATCCCTGAAGATCCTGCCGAACTTAAAAAAGCAAAGGATTTTATCCTATCCAGAAAATCCATCGTAAATAAACTTGTTTCAAGCGATGCAAAAGAAACCTGGCTTGTTCTTTCGCTTAAAGCAACCCCGAGTAGAGAAGAATGGATGAAAACTTCGGATAAGGAGCTTATGTATATCATGGGAGAAACCGCTATCGATATCGTAACAAATCCCAAATACAAAAGCTCTGCCTACACAATAAAACCTGCAGGTCTCCCCTACACTGAAACGGAAGAAAAGATTGTTATGAACGCAGACATAAAAAAATGCGTAAGCCTTAGTTTTATGTGTATGATAATTCTTCTCGTTATTTTTGCACGCTCGCTAAGAGGTACGATAGTACCTATCATAGCCACCACAGGTGCAATAGTTTCAGTTTTAGGTTTTATGGGGCATTTAAATATTGAAGGAAGTTCCGAAATGCTTTCCGTTCCAATAATTCTTGCAATGGCTCTTTCGGTAGGCTACTCAATTCACCTTGTAAATTCTTTTAGAAACAGCTTTTACGCAATAGGAAAACGTAAAGAAGCCGTTATCGATTCAATAGAAAATACGGGCTGGCCTTTATTTTTTACGGTTGTTACGACAGTTGCTTCCGTTTTATCGTTTTTAACGGTTGACCTCGAGCCGATGCATTGGATGGGGCTTGCAAGCGCCGCTATGGTTTTTGCGGTTTATGTCTATGTGAGCATCTTAATTCCTATTTTGATGAGTTTCGGAAAGGACTGTCCTCCTGAACAAAATAAGAGTGCAATAAGATATAAAAAGCTGGATTCTTTTTTTGAAAAGTTCGGAAGGTCCGTATTAAAAAAACGAAAACCGATTTTAATTGTTTTTGCACTTGTAACAGTCCTTTGTCTTCCCGGTATTTTTATGATAACCGTAAACATGGACAGCTTTAACTTTATGGGAACAAGAATTCCTTATGTAAAACGCATTTATGAAATTACACATTCTCAATTGGGAGCCTATTTTAACTACAATGTAATGTTGACATTTAAAGAAGCAGACGCAGTAAAAAAACCGGAGAATTTAAAAAAGCTGGAGGAGTTAAGCCGCCTCATATCAGGCTTTAAATTGACAAAGCTGAATAACGGAGTGCCGAAAATATTTTCAATTTTAGATGTTGTAAAAGACATGAATCAGACCATGCATGCCGACGATCCGAGCTTCTATACCATACCTGAAGATGAAGACCTCTTAACTCAACTTTTATTTTTATACGAAATATCGGGTGGAGAAACTTCCCACTGGGTTGATGACGAATTCAGAACTCTCCGTATGAACGTAGATGTTGCCGCCTTTGACGGAAATGAACTTGCCGCCAATTTGGAAAGCGTGTATAAAAAATGTGCGGAACTTTTCCCCGATGCCGAAACCTTTTTAACAGGAGCTGCAGCCCATGCCGCAGAGATGAATAACAAAATAGTATATGGGGAAATAAATTCTTTTTTTACATCTCTTGCAGCAATCGGTGTTTTAATGATGATTGTATTCGGAAGTATTAAAATGGGACTCATAGGTCTTATACCTAACATTATGCCCATTATTACGACAGGAGCAATTATGGGCTACTTCCATGTTCCTCTTGACATGGTAACAATGGCACTTATGCCAATGGTCCTCGGTATAGCGGTAGATGACACAATCCATTTTACCAACCATACAAAGTACCTATTTGAAAAAGAAGGATCTTATGATAAAGCAATTGTCGGTTCTTTTTATTCCATAGGAAAGACACTTGCCATGACTACGATAATTTTGTCGGTTACTTTTTTAATGTACATGGCGAGCAAAATAGATGCATTCCTGCGATTGGGAATCTTAGCGTCAGTAGGTCTCTTTTCGGCCCTCATTGCCGACTATCTGATGACGCCCGTATTGATTTATATTTCAAAGCCTTTCGGAAAAGAGAAAAAATAA